The following coding sequences lie in one Rhinolophus ferrumequinum isolate MPI-CBG mRhiFer1 chromosome 16, mRhiFer1_v1.p, whole genome shotgun sequence genomic window:
- the ZNF33B gene encoding zinc finger protein 33B isoform X1, whose product MTESQISRLVGQYYLLFHTSKSKKWQQSISSELSTFFQERQKMNKYQVEQKFQASVSFKDVTVGFTPEEWQHLDPTQRSLYRDVMLENYSNLVSVGYCVTKPEVIFRLEQGEEPWILEKEFMSQSFPEVWKTDYMEQRNQKNQSQHVWEVVYMNNKMLTKERGNVIGKPFNLETKFFPSRKILCQCDSCGMSFKYISELIISKKSYLGKKTDEFNVSGKLLLSTVHKKTHIREKSEFLKNGKTCDHNEDPIQHEKIQTLEQNFDCNVHQEAFLEKAIFNTHKREITEGNDCEYNEYERTSCENSSFSFHQITPSKENHCEFSICGKSLCVNSTLLKHHGAHMKHCECNGSGNNIRRKLYFSQLQKSHKGEKHFECNECGKAFWDKSHLTRHQRIHTGEKHFQCSECEKTFWEMSNLTKHQRSHTGEKPYECSECEKAFSHKSALTLHQRTHTGEKPYRCNACGKTFYQKSDLTKHQRTHTGLKPYECHECGKCFCINSHLTVHQRIHTGEKPFECPECGKSFCQKSHLTQHQRTHIGDKPYECNTCGKTFYHKSVLTRHQIIHTGLKPYECYKCGKTFCLKSDLTVHQRTHTGEKPFACPECGKFFSHKSTLSQHYRTHTGEKPYECQECGKIFYNKSYLTKHNRTHTGEKPYECSECGKTFCQKSQLTQHKRIHIGEKPYECSECGKAFCHKSALIVHQRTHTEEKPYKCNECGKSFCVKSGLILHQRKHTGEKPYECTECGKSFSHKSSLTVHHRAHTGEKSCQCNECGKIFYRKSDLAKHQRSHTGEKPYECNTCRKTFSQKSNLIVHQRTHTGEKSCD is encoded by the exons GTTGAACAGAAATTCCAAGCATCAGTATCATTTAAGGATGTAACTGTGGGCTTCACCCCGGAGGAGTGGCAGCACCTGGACCCAACTCAGAGGTCTCTGTATAgagatgtgatgctggagaactatAGCAACCTTGTTTCAGTGG GATATTGTGTTACCAAACCAGAGGTGATCTTCAGGCTGGAGCAAGGAGAGGAGCCCTGGATATTGGAGAAAGAATTCATGAGCCAGAGCTTCCCAG aaGTCTGGAAAACTGATTACATGGAACAGAGGAACCAAAAAAACCAGTCTCAACATGTGTGGGAAGTTGTATACATGAATAACAAAATGCTGACTAAAGAGCGAGGTAATGTAATAGGAAAACCATTTAATTTGGAGACAAaattttttccttccagaaaaatACTCTGTCAGTGTGACTCCTGTGGAATGAGTTTCAAGTATATTTCAGAATTGATTATCAGTAAGAAAAGCTATTTAGGAAAAAAGACTGATGAATTTAATGTCAGTGGAAAATTACTACTCAGTACTGTACATAAGAAAACTCATATTAGAgagaaaagtgaatttttaaaaaatgggaaaacttgCGATCATAATGAGGACCCTATTCAACATGAGAAGATTCAAACTTTAGAGCAAAACTTTGATTGTAATGTACATCAAGAAGCCTTCCTTGAAAAGGCAATATTTAATACACACAAGAGAGAGATCACAGAAGGCAATGACTGTGAATATAATGAATATGAGAGAACATCTTGTGAGAACTCCTCCTTCTCGTTCCATCAGATAACTCCCTCAAAGGAAAATCACTGTGAATTTAGTATTTGTGGGAAATCCTTATGTGTGAATTCTACCCTTTTGAAGCATCATGGGGCACATATGAAACACTGTGAATGTAATGGAAGTGGGAATAATATCAGGAGGAAGTTATATTTCTCACAACTTCAGAAATCTCATAAAGGAGAGAAACACtttgaatgtaatgaatgtgggaaagctttctgGGACAAGTCACACCTCACTCGACATCAGAGGATACATACAGGAGAGAAACACTTTCAGTGTAGTGAATGTGAGAAAACATTTTGGGAGATGTCAAACCTCACTAAACATCAGAGAtcacacacaggggagaaaccctatgaatgcagTGAATGTGAGAAAGCCTTCAGCCATAAGTCAGCCCTCACATTACACCAGAGAacacacacaggggagaaaccctatcgGTGTAACGCATGTGGGAAAACTTTTTACCAGAAGTCAGACctcactaaacatcagagaacACACACAGGACTGAAACCCTATGAATGTCATGAATGTGGGAAGTGCTTCTGCATAAATTCACACCTTACagtacatcagagaattcatacaggtGAGAAACCCTTTGAATGTCCTGAGTGTGGGAAATCTTTCTGTCAGAAGTCACATCTTACACAACATCAAAGAACTCATATAGGGGataaaccctatgaatgtaatacATGTGGCAAAACTTTCTACCACAAGTCTGTACTTACCAGACATCAGATAATTCATACAGGGTTGAAACCTTATGAATGTTACAAATGTGGGAAAACCTTCTGCTTGAAGTCTGACCTCACAGTACATCAGCgaactcacacaggggagaaaccctttGCATGCCCTGAATGTGGAAAATTCTTCAGCCATAAGTCCACCCTCTCTCAACATTATAGAACAcatacaggggagaaaccctatgaatgtcaGGAATGTGGAAAAATCTTCTACAACAAATCATACCTCACTAAACATAATAGAAcacatacaggagagaaaccttatgaatgcaGTGAATGCGGGAAAACCTTCTGCCAGAAGTCACAACTCACTCAGCACAAGAGAATTCACATAGGAGAGAAACCATATGAATGTAGTGAATGTGGAAAGGCTTTCTGTCATAAGTCCGCTCTCATTGTACACCAGAGAACTCATACAGAAGAAAAGCcctataaatgtaatgaatgtggaaagTCTTTCTGTGTGAAGTCAGGACTTATTTTACATCAGAGAAAACATACaggggagaagccctatgaatgtacTGAATGCGGGAAATCCTTCAGTCACAAATCCTCCCTCACAGTGCATCACAGGgctcacacaggagagaaatcTTGTCagtgtaatgaatgtgggaaaattTTTTACCGTAAATCAGACCTTGCCAAACATCAGAGATCACACACaggggagaagccctatgaatgtaaCACATGTAGAAAAACCTTCTCTCAGAAGTCAAACCTCATTGTACATCAGAGAACgcacacaggagaaaaatcttgTGATTGA
- the ZNF33B gene encoding zinc finger protein 33B isoform X3, with product MEQRNQKNQSQHVWEVVYMNNKMLTKERGNVIGKPFNLETKFFPSRKILCQCDSCGMSFKYISELIISKKSYLGKKTDEFNVSGKLLLSTVHKKTHIREKSEFLKNGKTCDHNEDPIQHEKIQTLEQNFDCNVHQEAFLEKAIFNTHKREITEGNDCEYNEYERTSCENSSFSFHQITPSKENHCEFSICGKSLCVNSTLLKHHGAHMKHCECNGSGNNIRRKLYFSQLQKSHKGEKHFECNECGKAFWDKSHLTRHQRIHTGEKHFQCSECEKTFWEMSNLTKHQRSHTGEKPYECSECEKAFSHKSALTLHQRTHTGEKPYRCNACGKTFYQKSDLTKHQRTHTGLKPYECHECGKCFCINSHLTVHQRIHTGEKPFECPECGKSFCQKSHLTQHQRTHIGDKPYECNTCGKTFYHKSVLTRHQIIHTGLKPYECYKCGKTFCLKSDLTVHQRTHTGEKPFACPECGKFFSHKSTLSQHYRTHTGEKPYECQECGKIFYNKSYLTKHNRTHTGEKPYECSECGKTFCQKSQLTQHKRIHIGEKPYECSECGKAFCHKSALIVHQRTHTEEKPYKCNECGKSFCVKSGLILHQRKHTGEKPYECTECGKSFSHKSSLTVHHRAHTGEKSCQCNECGKIFYRKSDLAKHQRSHTGEKPYECNTCRKTFSQKSNLIVHQRTHTGEKSCD from the coding sequence ATGGAACAGAGGAACCAAAAAAACCAGTCTCAACATGTGTGGGAAGTTGTATACATGAATAACAAAATGCTGACTAAAGAGCGAGGTAATGTAATAGGAAAACCATTTAATTTGGAGACAAaattttttccttccagaaaaatACTCTGTCAGTGTGACTCCTGTGGAATGAGTTTCAAGTATATTTCAGAATTGATTATCAGTAAGAAAAGCTATTTAGGAAAAAAGACTGATGAATTTAATGTCAGTGGAAAATTACTACTCAGTACTGTACATAAGAAAACTCATATTAGAgagaaaagtgaatttttaaaaaatgggaaaacttgCGATCATAATGAGGACCCTATTCAACATGAGAAGATTCAAACTTTAGAGCAAAACTTTGATTGTAATGTACATCAAGAAGCCTTCCTTGAAAAGGCAATATTTAATACACACAAGAGAGAGATCACAGAAGGCAATGACTGTGAATATAATGAATATGAGAGAACATCTTGTGAGAACTCCTCCTTCTCGTTCCATCAGATAACTCCCTCAAAGGAAAATCACTGTGAATTTAGTATTTGTGGGAAATCCTTATGTGTGAATTCTACCCTTTTGAAGCATCATGGGGCACATATGAAACACTGTGAATGTAATGGAAGTGGGAATAATATCAGGAGGAAGTTATATTTCTCACAACTTCAGAAATCTCATAAAGGAGAGAAACACtttgaatgtaatgaatgtgggaaagctttctgGGACAAGTCACACCTCACTCGACATCAGAGGATACATACAGGAGAGAAACACTTTCAGTGTAGTGAATGTGAGAAAACATTTTGGGAGATGTCAAACCTCACTAAACATCAGAGAtcacacacaggggagaaaccctatgaatgcagTGAATGTGAGAAAGCCTTCAGCCATAAGTCAGCCCTCACATTACACCAGAGAacacacacaggggagaaaccctatcgGTGTAACGCATGTGGGAAAACTTTTTACCAGAAGTCAGACctcactaaacatcagagaacACACACAGGACTGAAACCCTATGAATGTCATGAATGTGGGAAGTGCTTCTGCATAAATTCACACCTTACagtacatcagagaattcatacaggtGAGAAACCCTTTGAATGTCCTGAGTGTGGGAAATCTTTCTGTCAGAAGTCACATCTTACACAACATCAAAGAACTCATATAGGGGataaaccctatgaatgtaatacATGTGGCAAAACTTTCTACCACAAGTCTGTACTTACCAGACATCAGATAATTCATACAGGGTTGAAACCTTATGAATGTTACAAATGTGGGAAAACCTTCTGCTTGAAGTCTGACCTCACAGTACATCAGCgaactcacacaggggagaaaccctttGCATGCCCTGAATGTGGAAAATTCTTCAGCCATAAGTCCACCCTCTCTCAACATTATAGAACAcatacaggggagaaaccctatgaatgtcaGGAATGTGGAAAAATCTTCTACAACAAATCATACCTCACTAAACATAATAGAAcacatacaggagagaaaccttatgaatgcaGTGAATGCGGGAAAACCTTCTGCCAGAAGTCACAACTCACTCAGCACAAGAGAATTCACATAGGAGAGAAACCATATGAATGTAGTGAATGTGGAAAGGCTTTCTGTCATAAGTCCGCTCTCATTGTACACCAGAGAACTCATACAGAAGAAAAGCcctataaatgtaatgaatgtggaaagTCTTTCTGTGTGAAGTCAGGACTTATTTTACATCAGAGAAAACATACaggggagaagccctatgaatgtacTGAATGCGGGAAATCCTTCAGTCACAAATCCTCCCTCACAGTGCATCACAGGgctcacacaggagagaaatcTTGTCagtgtaatgaatgtgggaaaattTTTTACCGTAAATCAGACCTTGCCAAACATCAGAGATCACACACaggggagaagccctatgaatgtaaCACATGTAGAAAAACCTTCTCTCAGAAGTCAAACCTCATTGTACATCAGAGAACgcacacaggagaaaaatcttgTGATTGA
- the ZNF33B gene encoding zinc finger protein 33B isoform X2: MTESQISRLVGQYYLLFHTSKSKKWQQSISSELSTFFQERQKMNKYQVEQKFQASVSFKDVTVGFTPEEWQHLDPTQRSLYRDVMLENYSNLVSVGYCVTKPEVIFRLEQGEEPWILEKEFMSQSFPVWKTDYMEQRNQKNQSQHVWEVVYMNNKMLTKERGNVIGKPFNLETKFFPSRKILCQCDSCGMSFKYISELIISKKSYLGKKTDEFNVSGKLLLSTVHKKTHIREKSEFLKNGKTCDHNEDPIQHEKIQTLEQNFDCNVHQEAFLEKAIFNTHKREITEGNDCEYNEYERTSCENSSFSFHQITPSKENHCEFSICGKSLCVNSTLLKHHGAHMKHCECNGSGNNIRRKLYFSQLQKSHKGEKHFECNECGKAFWDKSHLTRHQRIHTGEKHFQCSECEKTFWEMSNLTKHQRSHTGEKPYECSECEKAFSHKSALTLHQRTHTGEKPYRCNACGKTFYQKSDLTKHQRTHTGLKPYECHECGKCFCINSHLTVHQRIHTGEKPFECPECGKSFCQKSHLTQHQRTHIGDKPYECNTCGKTFYHKSVLTRHQIIHTGLKPYECYKCGKTFCLKSDLTVHQRTHTGEKPFACPECGKFFSHKSTLSQHYRTHTGEKPYECQECGKIFYNKSYLTKHNRTHTGEKPYECSECGKTFCQKSQLTQHKRIHIGEKPYECSECGKAFCHKSALIVHQRTHTEEKPYKCNECGKSFCVKSGLILHQRKHTGEKPYECTECGKSFSHKSSLTVHHRAHTGEKSCQCNECGKIFYRKSDLAKHQRSHTGEKPYECNTCRKTFSQKSNLIVHQRTHTGEKSCD; encoded by the exons GTTGAACAGAAATTCCAAGCATCAGTATCATTTAAGGATGTAACTGTGGGCTTCACCCCGGAGGAGTGGCAGCACCTGGACCCAACTCAGAGGTCTCTGTATAgagatgtgatgctggagaactatAGCAACCTTGTTTCAGTGG GATATTGTGTTACCAAACCAGAGGTGATCTTCAGGCTGGAGCAAGGAGAGGAGCCCTGGATATTGGAGAAAGAATTCATGAGCCAGAGCTTCCCAG TCTGGAAAACTGATTACATGGAACAGAGGAACCAAAAAAACCAGTCTCAACATGTGTGGGAAGTTGTATACATGAATAACAAAATGCTGACTAAAGAGCGAGGTAATGTAATAGGAAAACCATTTAATTTGGAGACAAaattttttccttccagaaaaatACTCTGTCAGTGTGACTCCTGTGGAATGAGTTTCAAGTATATTTCAGAATTGATTATCAGTAAGAAAAGCTATTTAGGAAAAAAGACTGATGAATTTAATGTCAGTGGAAAATTACTACTCAGTACTGTACATAAGAAAACTCATATTAGAgagaaaagtgaatttttaaaaaatgggaaaacttgCGATCATAATGAGGACCCTATTCAACATGAGAAGATTCAAACTTTAGAGCAAAACTTTGATTGTAATGTACATCAAGAAGCCTTCCTTGAAAAGGCAATATTTAATACACACAAGAGAGAGATCACAGAAGGCAATGACTGTGAATATAATGAATATGAGAGAACATCTTGTGAGAACTCCTCCTTCTCGTTCCATCAGATAACTCCCTCAAAGGAAAATCACTGTGAATTTAGTATTTGTGGGAAATCCTTATGTGTGAATTCTACCCTTTTGAAGCATCATGGGGCACATATGAAACACTGTGAATGTAATGGAAGTGGGAATAATATCAGGAGGAAGTTATATTTCTCACAACTTCAGAAATCTCATAAAGGAGAGAAACACtttgaatgtaatgaatgtgggaaagctttctgGGACAAGTCACACCTCACTCGACATCAGAGGATACATACAGGAGAGAAACACTTTCAGTGTAGTGAATGTGAGAAAACATTTTGGGAGATGTCAAACCTCACTAAACATCAGAGAtcacacacaggggagaaaccctatgaatgcagTGAATGTGAGAAAGCCTTCAGCCATAAGTCAGCCCTCACATTACACCAGAGAacacacacaggggagaaaccctatcgGTGTAACGCATGTGGGAAAACTTTTTACCAGAAGTCAGACctcactaaacatcagagaacACACACAGGACTGAAACCCTATGAATGTCATGAATGTGGGAAGTGCTTCTGCATAAATTCACACCTTACagtacatcagagaattcatacaggtGAGAAACCCTTTGAATGTCCTGAGTGTGGGAAATCTTTCTGTCAGAAGTCACATCTTACACAACATCAAAGAACTCATATAGGGGataaaccctatgaatgtaatacATGTGGCAAAACTTTCTACCACAAGTCTGTACTTACCAGACATCAGATAATTCATACAGGGTTGAAACCTTATGAATGTTACAAATGTGGGAAAACCTTCTGCTTGAAGTCTGACCTCACAGTACATCAGCgaactcacacaggggagaaaccctttGCATGCCCTGAATGTGGAAAATTCTTCAGCCATAAGTCCACCCTCTCTCAACATTATAGAACAcatacaggggagaaaccctatgaatgtcaGGAATGTGGAAAAATCTTCTACAACAAATCATACCTCACTAAACATAATAGAAcacatacaggagagaaaccttatgaatgcaGTGAATGCGGGAAAACCTTCTGCCAGAAGTCACAACTCACTCAGCACAAGAGAATTCACATAGGAGAGAAACCATATGAATGTAGTGAATGTGGAAAGGCTTTCTGTCATAAGTCCGCTCTCATTGTACACCAGAGAACTCATACAGAAGAAAAGCcctataaatgtaatgaatgtggaaagTCTTTCTGTGTGAAGTCAGGACTTATTTTACATCAGAGAAAACATACaggggagaagccctatgaatgtacTGAATGCGGGAAATCCTTCAGTCACAAATCCTCCCTCACAGTGCATCACAGGgctcacacaggagagaaatcTTGTCagtgtaatgaatgtgggaaaattTTTTACCGTAAATCAGACCTTGCCAAACATCAGAGATCACACACaggggagaagccctatgaatgtaaCACATGTAGAAAAACCTTCTCTCAGAAGTCAAACCTCATTGTACATCAGAGAACgcacacaggagaaaaatcttgTGATTGA